From the genome of Streptococcus lutetiensis, one region includes:
- a CDS encoding shikimate kinase, producing the protein MARIIIGFMGSGKSTISSLLDKDYIDMDALITEHIGMSIADFFEKEGEAKFREIESQVLAELVDSDHVISTGGGVVINPINREILAKNPETIYLKADFEILYDRIKNDSQNVRPLFVNNSKEAFKAIFDGRRDMYESAATRIIEVTGKTPEEIVEEIG; encoded by the coding sequence ATGGCTAGAATTATTATTGGATTTATGGGATCTGGTAAATCAACCATTTCCTCACTTTTAGATAAAGATTATATCGACATGGATGCTTTGATTACAGAGCATATTGGCATGTCAATTGCGGACTTTTTTGAAAAAGAAGGCGAAGCAAAATTCCGTGAGATTGAATCACAAGTTCTAGCAGAATTGGTGGATTCTGACCACGTTATTTCAACGGGTGGTGGTGTTGTGATTAATCCGATTAATCGTGAGATTTTGGCAAAAAATCCTGAAACCATCTACCTTAAAGCTGATTTTGAAATCCTTTATGACCGCATTAAAAATGATAGCCAAAATGTCCGTCCGCTATTTGTTAATAACAGTAAAGAAGCGTTCAAGGCTATCTTTGATGGACGTAGAGACATGTATGAGTCTGCGGCTACCCGCATTATTGAAGTTACTGGCAAAACACCAGAAGAAATTGTTGAGGAAATTGGATGA